The following coding sequences lie in one Pseudarthrobacter phenanthrenivorans Sphe3 genomic window:
- a CDS encoding MarR family transcriptional regulator, whose amino-acid sequence MYVLTVDQRGSTSDVDRVPELIAALGALTPIPFERSVGDELQGVVEQAADVVDIALHALRGGHWYIGIGIGAVHLAEGASPREGSGSGFVAARKAVELAKAAGGQVPLSVVAGSMVRSKEVKPQAREDAIAAANAQAVLRLVGRLVQERTEAQWRVVDRLRALQGEGRHGSQKQVARELGITEQSVSRAVLRSGWQEEWAARPAAAMLLDYARARIARTPMEGNR is encoded by the coding sequence ATGTACGTTCTTACCGTCGACCAGCGCGGCAGTACCTCCGATGTGGACCGGGTTCCGGAATTGATTGCGGCCCTGGGCGCCCTCACGCCGATTCCCTTTGAACGTTCGGTGGGTGATGAGCTGCAGGGCGTCGTGGAGCAGGCCGCCGACGTGGTGGACATCGCCCTCCACGCCCTTCGCGGCGGGCACTGGTACATCGGAATCGGAATCGGCGCGGTGCACCTGGCTGAAGGAGCCAGCCCGCGCGAAGGATCCGGCAGCGGCTTCGTGGCAGCCCGCAAGGCAGTGGAGCTGGCCAAGGCGGCAGGCGGCCAGGTTCCGCTGTCAGTGGTGGCCGGCAGTATGGTCCGCAGTAAGGAAGTGAAACCGCAGGCCCGGGAGGACGCCATAGCCGCTGCAAATGCCCAAGCCGTACTTCGCCTGGTCGGACGCCTGGTGCAGGAACGCACCGAAGCGCAGTGGCGGGTAGTGGACCGGTTGCGGGCCCTCCAGGGGGAAGGCAGGCACGGCAGCCAGAAGCAGGTGGCCCGGGAGCTCGGAATAACGGAGCAGTCGGTGAGCCGTGCCGTGCTCAGGTCCGGCTGGCAGGAAGAATGGGCGGCGAGGCCAGCGGCGGCGATGCTCCTGGATTATGCCCGCGCGCGCATTGCCCGCACCCCCATGGAAGGAAACCGGTGA